Part of the Deinococcota bacterium genome, GCCGGTCTGGTGGCGCGCCACCCGCGCCTCCTTCTCCAACACCGTCACCCGGGCGCCCGGGTGACGGTGGCTGAAGGCCAGAGCGGTGGCGAGCCCGACGATGCCGCCGCCCAGGACGAGGACGTCGCTGTGACGCGCCGTCACTAGCTCATCTCCCCGCTGCCAAGCTGCGCTGCGACGGCGTCACGGTGCCGCCTCGCCTTATCGACGTAAGAATCTGGGGTCCGCTGGATCACGGCGAGGTCCTTGTCACGCACCTCGCGCAAGACTTTTGCCGGCATACCGACCACAAGTGAGCGCGGTGGAATTTGGGTGCCGGGGGTGACGATGGCGCCGGCCGCGACGAGCGACTGCGTGCCAATCACGGCGCCGTCTAGGACGACCGCGCGCATGCCGACGAGGACGTCATCCTCGAGCGTGGCGCCGTGAATGATGGCGCCATGACCG contains:
- a CDS encoding gamma carbonic anhydrase family protein, yielding MLSFEGHSPDISPSAFVAPGVTLIGKVRLEARAGIWYGSILRGDNDDIVIGEESNVQDASVLHTNIGFPTILGKRVTVGHGAIIHGATLEDDVLVGMRAVVLDGAVIGTQSLVAAGAIVTPGTQIPPRSLVVGMPAKVLREVRDKDLAVIQRTPDSYVDKARRHRDAVAAQLGSGEMS